From a region of the Thiorhodovibrio winogradskyi genome:
- a CDS encoding AAA family ATPase — protein MIERIVISNVATYGTSPKALSDLKEINFVYGSNGTGKTTISRVIADCASHTNCSLIWRGGSPMELLVYNRDFVERNFNQPDELKGIFTLGEKDKATLDKIDAAKGELDEIKKKIVQLKCVLHGEDGNGGKGAELADLEDTFEGKCWDLKLKHDDKLQGAFAGVRGKKSAFKARLLAESASNSSAAVSLPDLENKASTVFGEAPQAALTLAVPNGAELLAHETNGILKKKLIGKTDVNIAALIQKLGNSDWVKQGRDYYDPDERVCPFCQQDTPPSLEDSLNEYFDETFLADSASIEKLYTDYKTDSGRLQQNVQTLLDDPSEFLDTEKLQSESELLASKVRINIQRIEEKRRESGKSIELDSLQDVLSAVTKLVEEANTAIQKHNTMVANLAAERTLLTGQVWRYLLDHEIKADLATYTAQKSGIEKGIKNLETQIADKTKELRTKDQEIKSLEKDTTSIQPTIDGINALLHSFGFTGFALAKSEREPFYKIQRPDGSDAKETLSEGETSFITFLYFYHLLKGSETQTGMTSDRVVVFDDPVSSLDSDILFIVSNLIKGVFDEVRNGGGTIRQVFVLTHNVYFHKEVSFHPKRCADGRLKDETFWTVRKSNQESKLRHHETNPIKTSYDLLWTEVRNPDRDNLAIQNTMRRILENYFKILGNVDPDDISAHFEGKEKLICRSLFSWVNDGSHFAHDSLYVSIDDSMVESYLSVFKRIFDETGHIAHYNMMMGETAAPAAVEAVNSATPLT, from the coding sequence ATGATTGAAAGGATCGTAATCAGCAATGTCGCGACTTACGGCACCAGTCCGAAAGCGCTGAGTGATCTAAAGGAGATTAACTTTGTCTATGGTTCCAACGGAACCGGCAAGACAACGATCTCCCGGGTTATCGCGGACTGTGCATCGCACACGAATTGCTCGCTCATTTGGCGAGGAGGCTCACCAATGGAGCTTCTCGTTTACAACCGGGATTTCGTGGAACGGAATTTCAATCAGCCTGACGAGCTGAAGGGCATCTTCACACTCGGCGAGAAAGACAAGGCGACGCTCGACAAGATCGACGCGGCGAAGGGCGAACTTGATGAAATCAAGAAGAAGATCGTCCAGCTAAAGTGCGTGCTCCATGGCGAGGATGGAAATGGCGGGAAAGGTGCCGAACTTGCAGATCTGGAGGACACATTTGAAGGCAAGTGCTGGGATCTCAAATTGAAGCACGACGATAAGTTGCAAGGAGCGTTTGCTGGCGTCCGAGGAAAGAAAAGCGCCTTCAAGGCACGCCTCCTTGCGGAATCCGCATCAAACTCGTCGGCGGCTGTTTCTCTCCCCGATCTCGAGAACAAAGCCTCTACCGTTTTCGGGGAAGCTCCACAGGCAGCCCTGACCTTGGCAGTTCCGAATGGGGCTGAACTGCTCGCCCACGAAACCAACGGGATCCTGAAGAAAAAGCTGATCGGAAAGACGGACGTCAACATTGCTGCGCTCATCCAAAAGCTCGGTAATAGTGATTGGGTTAAGCAGGGCCGCGACTACTACGACCCCGATGAACGTGTCTGTCCATTTTGCCAGCAAGACACGCCGCCATCCTTGGAAGACAGTTTGAACGAGTATTTCGACGAGACATTTCTCGCGGACTCTGCCTCCATCGAAAAACTTTACACTGATTACAAAACAGATTCCGGGCGGCTCCAGCAAAACGTTCAGACACTCCTTGATGATCCATCAGAATTTCTGGATACGGAAAAACTTCAGTCCGAAAGCGAGCTGCTCGCCTCAAAAGTTCGGATAAACATCCAGCGCATCGAAGAGAAACGGCGTGAGTCGGGCAAATCCATCGAGCTTGACTCCCTGCAAGACGTTCTGAGTGCGGTTACAAAGCTTGTTGAAGAGGCAAACACTGCGATTCAGAAGCACAATACAATGGTTGCGAATCTTGCAGCCGAACGCACTCTGCTAACCGGCCAAGTGTGGCGATACTTGCTCGATCATGAAATCAAGGCTGACTTGGCAACCTATACCGCCCAGAAGTCGGGAATCGAGAAGGGCATTAAAAACCTCGAAACTCAAATCGCGGACAAGACCAAGGAACTGCGAACCAAAGACCAGGAGATAAAATCTCTGGAGAAGGATACGACGAGCATTCAACCGACAATCGACGGTATCAATGCTTTGCTACACTCTTTCGGCTTCACCGGTTTTGCCTTGGCGAAATCGGAGAGGGAACCGTTTTACAAAATTCAGCGTCCAGATGGCTCGGACGCCAAGGAGACGCTCAGCGAGGGAGAGACGAGCTTCATCACGTTCCTTTACTTCTACCACCTCCTCAAGGGAAGCGAGACCCAGACGGGAATGACTTCCGACCGGGTTGTTGTCTTTGACGATCCAGTCTCAAGCTTGGACAGCGACATTCTGTTTATCGTGAGCAACCTTATAAAGGGCGTGTTCGATGAAGTGCGGAATGGAGGCGGGACGATAAGGCAGGTTTTCGTGCTGACGCACAACGTATATTTCCACAAGGAGGTCTCGTTCCACCCCAAGCGATGCGCGGACGGGCGCTTGAAGGACGAGACGTTCTGGACGGTAAGAAAATCAAACCAGGAATCAAAGCTTCGGCATCACGAGACGAACCCGATCAAGACGTCCTATGATCTTCTCTGGACTGAAGTGCGCAATCCTGACCGAGACAATCTCGCGATTCAGAACACGATGAGGCGGATACTTGAGAACTACTTCAAGATCCTTGGGAACGTCGACCCCGATGACATCAGCGCCCATTTTGAGGGCAAAGAAAAGCTGATCTGCCGGTCGTTGTTCTCTTGGGTCAACGATGGATCACATTTTGCCCACGATTCTCTTTACGTCTCGATCGACGACTCAATGGTCGAAAGCTATTTGAGCGTCTTCAAACGCATCTTCGACGAGACTGGGCACATCGCCCACTACAACATGATGATGGGCGAAACTGCGGCTCCCGCAGCAGTCGAGGCTGTGAATTCAGCGACACCGCTTACCTGA
- a CDS encoding CopG family transcriptional regulator has protein sequence MNNTLIEAELPTELAAQAQAFVAAGWATDFNDLLAEALRRFLESHEASVTESFIKDDIEWGLHGRD, from the coding sequence ATGAACAACACGCTGATCGAGGCTGAACTTCCTACGGAGCTTGCAGCTCAAGCCCAAGCATTTGTCGCGGCAGGCTGGGCGACGGACTTCAATGACCTGCTGGCGGAGGCGCTACGGCGATTTCTTGAGTCCCATGAAGCATCGGTGACCGAATCCTTTATCAAGGACGATATAGAGTGGGGTCTCCATGGAAGAGACTGA
- a CDS encoding DNA-binding protein, translated as MEETDQRPPLVVCDAGPLIHLDEVGCLDLLADFPVVLVPGEVWREAQRHRPSVLVQSVVTLRQLTSTRPVPPALAAMARLLSLHAGEMEALRVALEHDPALLLTDDTAARLAARNLLIRAHGTLGILLRAIRRGQRSKDELIEVLRELPKKSTLHLKRSLLDDVIREAERLP; from the coding sequence ATGGAAGAGACTGACCAGCGACCGCCGCTGGTAGTCTGTGATGCGGGACCGCTCATTCACCTGGACGAAGTCGGGTGCCTGGACCTGTTGGCTGACTTCCCAGTTGTCTTGGTGCCGGGTGAGGTTTGGCGCGAAGCGCAGCGGCACCGGCCGAGTGTGCTAGTTCAATCTGTTGTGACACTGCGGCAGCTCACATCCACTCGACCCGTGCCGCCCGCACTCGCCGCCATGGCCCGGCTCCTTTCCCTGCATGCAGGGGAAATGGAGGCGCTTCGGGTTGCGCTGGAGCATGATCCCGCTCTGTTGTTGACCGATGACACGGCGGCACGCCTGGCAGCCCGCAATCTCTTGATCAGGGCGCATGGAACACTCGGCATTCTGCTGCGCGCGATCCGTCGCGGTCAGCGGTCGAAGGACGAGCTGATTGAGGTGCTGCGAGAACTGCCCAAAAAATCGACCCTGCACCTGAAGCGCAGTCTTCTGGACGATGTGATCCGCGAAGCCGAAAGACTCCCCTGA
- a CDS encoding type I restriction endonuclease subunit R: MPTPGEHKTVQSRILEYAQAVGWTFVPRKQAEQRRGFDPDAPAADRARSRSLFFDDLLAAKVREFNSRYIEAGGALLGQFRHLRADIHGNREFVEYLRNRGKFFDVDAKRERDLILIDYEHPERNVYEVTEEWAFHNGHHGTREDVVFLINGIPVLVIECKNANKDEAIALGVDQIRRYHRETPELFVPQQLFTATDAIGFCYGVSWNTVRRNIFNWKDAEVGKLEAKVKGFCAIPQMLGFLKDYIVFAEKDEELNKYILRQHQTGAVEAAVRRALDPLRTRGLVWHTQGSGKTFTMIKAAERLFRAPEADKPTVLLMIDRNELEDQMLKNLAALGLGNLEHAGSIARLNQLLRDDYRGIILTMIHKFRDMPANLNRRANIYVLIDEAHRTTGGDLGNFLMAGLPNATFIGFTGTPVDKTAYGKGTFKTFGSEDDQGYLHKYSIADSIEDGTTLPLYYQLAPNEMLVPHETLDKEFLSLAEAEGVADIEELNKILERAVNLKNFLKGKKRIGKVAEFVARHYRENVEPLGYKAFLVGVDREACAHYKHALDKFLPPQYSEVVYTGSNKDSKRLKAFHLEPKRERQIRKSFSKLDQQPKILIVTEKLLTGFDAPVLHAMYLDKPMRDHTLLQAIARVNRPYENEAREMVKPHGFVLDFVGIFDNLEKALAFDSDEINAIVKDLKLLKVLFKNKMASEAPAYLGLIERHFNDKDVDTLIEHFRDPERRKAFFKAYKEIEMLYEIISPDAFLRPFMDDYATLSAIYAVVRKAYSKRVSVDRDFQRKTNQLVQDQVSIYEVQRVDGLVEINAETIELIKQRQGGDATKVINLIKGIERKAEEESEDPYLIAMAERARAVQDAFESRQLDTAEALAALLREVESNETRKQEQAEKSFDGLTYFVYRTLLDAGIGNPEAVSRKIRLAFGEFSNWKRSENALRELRKQVTFALLAETEDLDRVTTLVDELFTLLDKAQRI, encoded by the coding sequence ATGCCAACCCCCGGCGAGCACAAGACCGTTCAGTCGCGAATTCTGGAATACGCTCAGGCCGTCGGTTGGACCTTTGTGCCCCGCAAGCAAGCGGAGCAGCGGCGGGGGTTTGACCCCGACGCGCCAGCCGCCGACCGCGCCAGGAGCCGCTCCCTCTTCTTCGACGACCTGCTCGCCGCCAAGGTGCGGGAATTCAACTCGCGCTACATCGAGGCCGGGGGCGCGTTGCTCGGCCAGTTCCGCCATCTGCGCGCCGACATCCATGGCAACCGGGAATTCGTCGAGTATCTGCGCAACCGGGGCAAGTTCTTCGACGTGGATGCGAAGCGCGAGCGCGACCTGATCCTGATCGATTATGAGCATCCCGAAAGGAACGTCTACGAGGTTACCGAGGAATGGGCCTTTCACAACGGCCACCATGGCACGCGCGAGGATGTCGTCTTTCTCATCAACGGCATCCCGGTGCTGGTGATCGAGTGCAAGAACGCCAACAAGGACGAGGCGATTGCGCTGGGGGTGGACCAGATCCGGCGCTATCACCGCGAGACGCCCGAGCTGTTCGTACCACAGCAGCTGTTCACCGCCACCGATGCCATCGGTTTTTGCTACGGGGTTAGCTGGAACACGGTGCGGCGGAACATTTTCAACTGGAAGGACGCGGAGGTCGGCAAGCTGGAGGCCAAGGTGAAGGGCTTCTGCGCCATCCCGCAAATGCTCGGCTTCCTGAAGGATTACATCGTCTTTGCCGAGAAGGACGAGGAGCTGAACAAGTACATCCTGCGCCAGCACCAGACCGGCGCGGTGGAGGCGGCGGTCCGCCGCGCCCTTGATCCCCTGCGCACCCGCGGTCTGGTATGGCATACCCAGGGCAGCGGCAAGACCTTCACCATGATCAAGGCGGCGGAGCGCTTGTTCCGCGCGCCCGAGGCGGACAAGCCCACCGTGCTGCTGATGATCGACCGCAACGAGCTGGAAGATCAGATGCTGAAGAACCTCGCGGCGCTGGGCCTGGGCAATCTGGAGCACGCCGGCAGCATCGCCCGGCTCAACCAGCTGTTGCGCGACGACTATCGCGGCATCATCCTGACCATGATCCACAAGTTCCGCGACATGCCGGCGAACCTCAACAGGCGCGCGAATATCTACGTGCTGATCGACGAGGCCCACCGCACCACCGGCGGCGATCTCGGCAATTTTCTGATGGCTGGTCTGCCGAACGCGACCTTCATCGGCTTCACCGGCACGCCGGTGGACAAGACAGCTTACGGCAAGGGCACCTTCAAGACCTTCGGCAGCGAGGACGACCAGGGCTACCTGCACAAGTATTCCATTGCCGACAGCATCGAGGACGGCACGACACTGCCGCTCTACTACCAGCTCGCGCCGAACGAGATGCTGGTCCCGCACGAGACGCTGGACAAGGAGTTCTTGTCGCTGGCCGAGGCCGAGGGGGTAGCGGACATCGAGGAGCTGAACAAGATCCTCGAGCGGGCGGTGAATCTGAAGAACTTTCTCAAGGGCAAGAAACGGATCGGGAAGGTGGCCGAGTTCGTCGCCCGCCACTATCGCGAGAACGTCGAGCCGCTCGGCTACAAGGCGTTTCTCGTCGGCGTGGACCGCGAGGCCTGCGCCCACTACAAGCACGCGCTGGACAAGTTTCTCCCGCCCCAGTATTCGGAGGTCGTCTATACCGGCAGCAACAAGGACTCGAAGCGGCTGAAGGCATTCCATCTCGAACCGAAGCGGGAGCGGCAGATCCGCAAGAGCTTCAGCAAGCTCGACCAGCAACCCAAGATTCTCATCGTCACCGAGAAACTGCTGACCGGCTTCGACGCGCCGGTGCTCCATGCCATGTATCTCGACAAGCCGATGCGGGATCACACCCTGCTGCAGGCCATCGCCCGGGTGAACCGCCCCTATGAGAACGAGGCGCGGGAGATGGTGAAGCCCCACGGCTTCGTGTTGGATTTTGTCGGCATTTTCGACAACCTGGAAAAGGCGCTGGCCTTCGATAGCGACGAGATCAACGCCATCGTCAAGGACCTGAAGCTGCTCAAGGTGCTGTTCAAGAACAAGATGGCGTCCGAGGCTCCGGCCTACCTCGGCCTGATTGAGCGCCACTTCAACGACAAGGACGTGGACACCCTCATCGAGCACTTCCGCGACCCCGAGCGGCGCAAGGCGTTCTTCAAGGCGTACAAGGAAATCGAGATGCTCTACGAGATCATCTCGCCCGATGCCTTTCTGCGGCCTTTCATGGACGACTATGCCACCCTGTCCGCCATCTACGCGGTGGTCCGCAAGGCGTACAGCAAACGCGTGTCGGTGGACCGAGATTTCCAGCGCAAGACCAACCAGCTGGTGCAGGACCAGGTCAGCATCTACGAGGTGCAACGCGTCGACGGGCTGGTCGAGATCAATGCCGAGACCATCGAGCTGATCAAGCAGCGCCAGGGCGGCGACGCCACCAAGGTGATCAACCTGATCAAGGGCATCGAGCGCAAGGCCGAGGAGGAGAGCGAGGACCCCTACCTGATCGCCATGGCCGAGCGCGCGCGGGCGGTGCAGGATGCCTTCGAGAGCCGCCAGCTCGACACGGCGGAGGCCCTGGCGGCACTGCTGCGGGAGGTCGAGTCGAACGAGACCCGAAAGCAGGAGCAGGCCGAGAAGTCCTTCGATGGCCTGACCTATTTCGTCTACCGGACCCTGTTGGATGCCGGCATCGGCAACCCCGAGGCCGTCAGCCGCAAGATCCGGCTGGCCTTTGGGGAATTCTCCAACTGGAAGCGAAGCGAGAACGCCTTGCGCGAGCTGCGCAAGCAGGTGACCTTCGCGCTCTTGGCCGAGACGGAGGATCTGGACCGGGTCACGACATTGGTGGATGAGCTATTCACACTGCTCGACAAGGCGCAGCGGATCTAA
- a CDS encoding M48 metallopeptidase family protein: protein MADAARKQAFKHRVRHWADRLEVRVVQLSVRPMRRKWASCSTKGRLNFNDALLGLDTELWDYVIVHELLHFSVPNHGKLWKSLMQAHLGDYAAMEQRLAEMASSARA from the coding sequence ATGGCCGATGCCGCGCGCAAACAGGCATTCAAACACCGGGTCCGCCATTGGGCGGATCGGTTGGAGGTGCGGGTGGTCCAGCTCAGCGTCCGTCCCATGCGCAGGAAGTGGGCGTCCTGCTCCACCAAGGGTCGGCTGAATTTCAACGACGCACTGCTCGGGCTGGATACCGAGCTATGGGACTACGTCATCGTCCACGAGCTGCTGCACTTCTCGGTACCCAATCACGGCAAGCTCTGGAAGAGCCTGATGCAGGCGCACCTGGGGGATTACGCGGCAATGGAGCAACGGTTGGCCGAGATGGCCAGCTCGGCACGGGCATGA
- a CDS encoding 4a-hydroxytetrahydrobiopterin dehydratase — translation MTTLSQESCDACRVDASQISAQEMNDLMTEIPNWRVETRDGVRQLERGFEFPDFVQALAFTNRVGEIAEREGHHPKLTTEWGSVIVTWWSHKIGGLHRNDFVMAAKTDQLLKDFSAA, via the coding sequence ATGACAACACTCAGCCAAGAATCCTGCGATGCGTGCCGCGTCGATGCGTCGCAAATCTCCGCTCAGGAGATGAACGACCTGATGACCGAGATCCCGAACTGGCGGGTCGAAACCCGTGACGGGGTGCGTCAACTCGAGCGAGGTTTCGAGTTCCCCGACTTCGTCCAAGCGCTTGCCTTTACCAACCGTGTTGGCGAGATCGCCGAGCGCGAAGGCCATCATCCGAAGCTCACGACCGAGTGGGGCAGTGTCATCGTCACCTGGTGGTCCCACAAAATCGGCGGGCTGCACCGCAATGACTTCGTGATGGCGGCGAAAACGGATCAGCTTCTTAAGGATTTCAGCGCGGCTTAG
- a CDS encoding superoxide dismutase family protein: MPHTNSTSFRRHAWLVLPATCLGMLLSLPAGATATLGESQLHDRDGNKVGEITMAETPNGVLLYAKLDGLPSGVHAFHLHETGLCEPPFKSAGGHLTGETPRAHGYIPEAGPHLGDMPNIHVPDSGQLNLEVMTRVSDMDAQIFDDDGAAVVIHQGPDDYQSQPAGAAGPRIACGVIEKLN; this comes from the coding sequence ATGCCTCACACAAATTCCACATCGTTTCGTCGCCATGCATGGCTTGTCTTGCCCGCGACCTGCCTTGGAATGCTGCTCAGCCTTCCGGCCGGCGCCACGGCGACCCTGGGCGAAAGCCAACTGCATGATCGCGACGGCAACAAGGTCGGAGAAATCACCATGGCCGAGACCCCGAATGGGGTGCTGCTTTACGCAAAGCTTGATGGTCTGCCGAGCGGCGTGCATGCCTTCCATCTGCATGAGACGGGCCTGTGTGAACCGCCGTTCAAGTCCGCTGGCGGTCATCTCACCGGCGAGACGCCACGTGCACACGGCTACATTCCCGAGGCAGGGCCGCACCTTGGCGACATGCCCAATATCCATGTGCCGGATAGCGGCCAGTTGAATCTCGAGGTGATGACGCGCGTCTCGGACATGGACGCGCAAATCTTTGATGACGACGGCGCTGCAGTGGTCATTCATCAAGGCCCGGATGATTACCAGTCTCAACCCGCTGGCGCGGCCGGGCCGCGCATTGCCTGCGGTGTGATCGAGAAGTTGAATTGA
- a CDS encoding encapsulin-associated ferritin-like protein → MADSTKGLHEDPAELSALTQDVHRALVSLQEELEAVDWYRQRAEACRDGELRAVLLHNMREEIEHGAMVLEWLRRRDAAFDEHLHTYLFTEVPITEAEEAATQGDAQTAAENPARERRPAPPRGLTLGSLKQPNQEV, encoded by the coding sequence ATGGCCGATTCGACCAAGGGTCTGCATGAAGACCCGGCTGAACTCAGCGCACTGACCCAGGACGTGCATCGCGCGCTTGTCTCTCTGCAAGAAGAACTCGAGGCGGTCGACTGGTATCGCCAGCGCGCCGAGGCCTGTCGCGACGGCGAGTTACGCGCGGTGCTCTTGCATAACATGCGCGAAGAAATCGAGCACGGCGCCATGGTGCTGGAATGGCTGCGCCGCCGCGATGCCGCCTTCGATGAGCATCTGCACACCTACCTCTTCACCGAAGTACCGATCACCGAAGCCGAGGAAGCCGCGACCCAGGGCGATGCACAGACCGCCGCGGAAAACCCCGCTCGCGAGCGCCGCCCGGCGCCGCCGCGAGGACTCACCCTTGGCAGTCTGAAACAACCCAACCAGGAGGTTTAA
- a CDS encoding family 1 encapsulin nanocompartment shell protein, whose translation MSNLNREAAGLPESVWERIDASALDAASDLLTGRRFLDLDGPYGLGLTSLEAGPETMAEDASDDLAATIGSRALPVPLLQRSFSLSRRRIEGHMDLGLPLDLRAAEDAAEAVARREEQVIYQGVPELGLEGLLNASGRATSPAGDWTQVEQALDDVLNAVNQLDANGFSGPYALALSPARYNALFRRYQCGDMLQVDHLRRLCEAGVHKAPIDGAVLVDPRVGELKIGQDLRVGFAASDGIHLKLFISESLVFLLDDPAAICTLDGDG comes from the coding sequence ATGAGTAATCTGAATCGCGAGGCCGCTGGCCTGCCCGAATCCGTCTGGGAACGCATCGATGCGAGCGCGCTCGATGCGGCGAGCGACCTGCTCACCGGGCGCCGCTTCCTGGATCTCGACGGCCCTTATGGCCTGGGGCTGACCAGTCTCGAGGCGGGTCCGGAAACCATGGCCGAGGATGCCAGTGACGACCTGGCCGCGACCATTGGCAGTCGCGCGCTGCCGGTGCCGCTGCTGCAACGCTCATTCAGCCTGAGCCGCCGCCGCATTGAGGGACACATGGACCTCGGGCTGCCGCTCGATCTGCGCGCCGCCGAGGACGCCGCCGAAGCCGTCGCCCGCCGCGAAGAGCAGGTCATCTACCAGGGTGTGCCGGAACTTGGCCTGGAAGGTTTGCTAAACGCCAGCGGCCGTGCCACCTCGCCCGCTGGCGATTGGACCCAGGTCGAGCAGGCGCTCGATGATGTGCTAAACGCGGTCAACCAGCTCGACGCCAATGGCTTCAGCGGCCCTTATGCCCTGGCGCTGTCGCCGGCCCGTTACAACGCCCTGTTCCGCCGCTACCAGTGCGGCGACATGCTACAAGTCGACCATCTGCGCCGCCTGTGCGAGGCCGGCGTCCATAAGGCCCCCATCGACGGCGCCGTGCTGGTCGACCCGCGCGTTGGCGAGCTCAAGATCGGCCAGGATCTGCGCGTCGGCTTCGCCGCCAGCGACGGCATCCATCTGAAGCTGTTTATCTCCGAAAGCCTGGTGTTTCTACTCGATGATCCAGCGGCGATCTGTACTCTGGACGGCGACGGCTGA
- a CDS encoding ATP-binding protein, with translation MRFFNTEGPVHCTQHYCLPPLTRWDLDEILGLIGRQKYFLLHAPRQTGKTSCMIALMEHLNRVGPYQALYVNIETAQTAREDVPRAMRAICGAIGASARGLLGEERLFTWINEALAEQGADGALSGMLTRWSAAAERPIVLLLDEVDALIGDTLVSLLRQLRTGYTQRPGLPFPQSVMLCGVRDLRDYRIHARSEPAPITGGSALNVKAKSLRLGDFSAEETHRLLQEHTQETGQAFTPQALTRVWELTQGQPWLVNALADRTCFEQPEGRDRRRAISVAMIDAAKESMIVERVTHLDQLADKLREERVRRVIEPMLAGETLDSVPLDDRDDLVDLGLLRRAQGGGLEVANPIYREVLPRMLASGPQDSLPRSAPIWLDAQGRLDPERLLKAFLDFWRQHGEPLLRSAPYAEIAPHLVLMAFLHRVVNGGGSLEREYDIGAGRMDLCLRHGETTLGLELKVWRDGRPDPLTQGLIQLDGYLAGLGLDNGWLVLFDRRAGQPPIAERTSVEQVRSPGGRCVQVIRA, from the coding sequence ATGCGCTTTTTTAACACCGAAGGGCCAGTCCACTGCACCCAGCATTACTGCCTGCCGCCGCTCACGCGCTGGGATCTGGACGAGATTCTCGGGCTGATCGGGCGCCAGAAGTATTTCCTACTCCACGCCCCGCGCCAGACCGGCAAGACCAGCTGCATGATCGCGCTGATGGAGCATCTTAATCGTGTCGGGCCGTATCAGGCGCTCTATGTCAACATCGAAACGGCGCAGACCGCGCGTGAGGATGTGCCCCGCGCCATGCGTGCCATCTGTGGCGCTATCGGCGCTTCGGCACGCGGCCTTCTTGGCGAGGAGCGCCTGTTTACCTGGATTAACGAGGCCCTGGCTGAACAGGGCGCCGACGGTGCGCTGAGCGGCATGCTCACCCGCTGGAGCGCGGCGGCCGAGCGCCCCATCGTGCTGCTGCTCGACGAGGTCGATGCCCTGATCGGCGATACCCTGGTGTCCCTGCTGCGGCAACTGCGCACCGGCTACACCCAGCGCCCGGGGCTGCCCTTTCCCCAAAGCGTGATGCTGTGCGGTGTGCGCGATCTGCGCGACTACCGCATCCACGCGCGCTCCGAGCCGGCGCCCATCACCGGCGGCAGTGCCCTCAACGTTAAGGCCAAATCGCTGCGGTTGGGCGACTTCTCGGCGGAGGAAACCCATCGGCTGCTGCAAGAGCACACCCAGGAGACCGGTCAGGCCTTCACCCCCCAGGCGCTCACGCGTGTGTGGGAGCTGACCCAAGGCCAGCCCTGGCTGGTCAATGCGCTCGCTGATCGCACCTGTTTTGAACAACCCGAGGGGCGGGATCGCCGCCGAGCCATCAGTGTCGCGATGATCGATGCGGCCAAGGAATCCATGATTGTCGAGCGCGTCACCCATCTCGATCAGCTTGCCGACAAGCTGCGCGAGGAGCGGGTGCGGCGCGTCATCGAGCCGATGCTGGCCGGTGAGACGCTGGACAGCGTGCCTCTGGATGATCGCGACGACCTGGTCGACCTTGGTCTGCTGCGCCGCGCCCAGGGCGGCGGGCTGGAGGTGGCCAATCCCATCTATCGCGAAGTGCTGCCGCGCATGCTGGCATCGGGGCCGCAAGATTCGCTGCCGCGGAGTGCTCCCATCTGGCTCGATGCCCAAGGCCGGCTCGACCCCGAGCGACTGCTAAAGGCCTTTCTCGACTTCTGGCGCCAGCACGGGGAGCCACTGCTGCGTAGCGCACCCTATGCTGAAATCGCCCCGCACCTGGTGCTCATGGCCTTTTTGCATCGGGTCGTGAATGGCGGCGGCAGCCTTGAGCGCGAGTATGACATCGGCGCGGGGCGCATGGATTTGTGCCTGCGCCATGGCGAGACGACCCTCGGCCTGGAGCTGAAAGTCTGGCGCGACGGTCGTCCCGATCCACTCACGCAGGGCTTAATCCAGCTTGACGGCTATCTGGCCGGCCTGGGACTGGACAACGGCTGGCTGGTGTTGTTCGACCGCCGCGCCGGACAGCCGCCCATCGCCGAGCGCACCAGCGTCGAGCAGGTGCGCAGCCCGGGCGGGCGCTGTGTGCAAGTGATTCGGGCTTGA
- a CDS encoding DUF3330 domain-containing protein → MNHNPTDHNPTDHSPIDQSPIDQHPGQASHWPHTLHCEQCQREIPPDEALHPEGQDYTLAFCSPGCHAVWRDREVEPVASSHRKHGGRDG, encoded by the coding sequence ATGAATCACAATCCAACTGATCACAATCCAACTGATCACAGTCCCATTGACCAGAGTCCCATTGACCAGCATCCGGGCCAGGCAAGCCACTGGCCCCACACTTTGCACTGCGAGCAGTGCCAACGCGAGATTCCTCCCGACGAGGCGCTGCATCCCGAGGGGCAGGACTATACGCTGGCCTTTTGTTCGCCTGGCTGTCACGCGGTGTGGCGCGACAGGGAGGTCGAGCCTGTGGCTTCAAGTCACCGCAAGCACGGCGGGCGCGATGGGTAA